ATGAGTCCAGACTGACTGGAGATCCTTGACAATACAGAAGTACTTCAGGTTAATATGTTGATTTTTATCCTTCtgattttttcagtttaaatgatgatggtttttctttctttttttggcctttgctTTATTGATAGACACAGCTAAAGATTGAtaggaaatgtggggagagagatggggaatgacaaaACCTCATTCAAGTGTTATAAGTGTTATAATTAGCCTCAAATCAACAGACAGGCCTTCATCAAGCCTTCGTactgaaaacaggaagtggtaCAATATGATGAGGAGGCTCAATTATCTGACTTCTGTAGCGCCTCCCAGAGGTGAGaagtttaaacagtttgtgaCCATGGTGTGACGGGTCTACAGAGATGTTACCTGCCCGTTTCCTGACTCTGGACAGGTACAGGTTCTGGATGGAGGGCAGGCTGACACcaatcatttttctcttttttcattaaaCCTATTTAAGAAACACTAGTGTTTATAGCTAATGAAATGCCCCCTAATGGccagtttatttaaattacCGCGTTCAATTGTTTATTTGACTCAGAGTGATGCTGTAGTGGAGCTGAATCTTTGTTGGCGtacacatttattgtttttatttgtctctgcATATTCAACAGCGGcaggaaaagtgaaaaatgtttgttggcATTTACACCAATTAAAATATGACTGCAACAGCCTCTTATGTCCTTAaaactgttctgtttctgttggcCTTTATTTAATTACCCAACACCATTTTTTATTCAAGCTAGACTTCATTTctaacaaatgaaatgtaaaataaatgccTTGTTGCAGGGCATCTGCATCATGATGAATACACTAGTTTATCCAGTGCTTCACGTACTGTAAATTAAGCCAGTCTTTTTTGTGTGCTGCCTAACCTGAAGAACTAGAACCCTTCAGTGCTTTACACATACATTCCTGTTGCACAGGTCATTGTACATGTATTTGGTCAGTGATAATAAAGATTAGTTGATCTTTCTTTTAACCATCATAATAATTGCTGCCGCGTGCACCTCCTTTTAGTCTAGTCatgatatttttattgagtTGTAGGTgtgatttacatttattcagaGCAGCGTTGAGAAACAGTCCAGAATTCTTCAGtcagtataaaaacaaaagtcacaagCCCAGACATGAGCATCCTCTATTATGTAACACACAAAAGCGTGCATGTAATTTACTGTGATCATGTTGCATAGGTCTTATTGTTCTTCTGTCACTATCATTTACACTCCAGCTGGCCATATGGATGTGGTTTTATACTGGATTTTAGTAGTACAATCATGTACTGACTGGCACCAACAGGTCCAGATGGGATACATTGGTTAGAGATTGGTATACACGGTCAGTCATCACATTggaatgaattcattttttatgtgcAAAACCATTATTGTCATGCTGAATCATACAAAGAACTGTATAACCACCGGCATGACCAGACAACACAGCAACCATTTTCTCTTCGTACAGGCTTAACATAAAACAcctaacaaaacacacagcccacacctcctgggcactgccgaggtgcccttgagcaaggcaccaatcccccacaactgctcgctgggcgtttctcaggggggctgcccatcactccaccatctctctctcacatttgcatgtctatgagcccttgtaccttgtactgcatgtgtgtgtctgggtcaaaatgaaaaaagaatttccccattgagggattaataaagtatatcttcttcttctaaaacacctaacaaaacacacagcccacacaaaactaaaaaaaaggaacCTATGAAGGCAGATGTGTAGTTAATGTAAATGCAATCAGTTTGTTGCACTTTCAGCCTGTACAAGATGAAATCCCCTGCTATTTTCTATGCTGACTCACTACAAGATTACCTATTCTCAAGGTTCAATCCTTTCAaaaggcacagacacacacacacagtctacagTACATCTTTAGTTTTAGTACTAAAGTGAACTCATTGTATGATGTTTCTTTATGTTGCTGTGTTCAACTAACTGTTTACTTATTTCTTCTCCAGAATGACCAAATGTCCAAAAAcgatgaagaaagaaaagactgaaaagagaTCTTCAAGTACCagtaatcatttatttatttttattatttatttaaccccacagaagaaaaataaatatctgttgATTTATATACaatgattaataaagtatcaAAACAATATCAAGTTGgtgataaataatatttttcacaAGCATTTCAAGCAAAACTGAGTTGACAAACAAGCCATTTTCAGATACTTTTGTATTTTAGGTTCTATTATTTCTAAAataatttttagtttttaaaagatATCAATGTCACATCTctaatctgtaatctgtcagAGAGCTCTTTCTTTGTACAGTGTGCACACATAACCACAAGAAAAGTTTATCCTACAAGTAGAAAATTATAACTCAGTAATCAGTGTTTTAGATAAAAAGGCCACTTAAATTGGCTGTGAAGAATTTACAGTTCCATTGAACCAGGAGTGTAGCTTACGCTTGAAGGTATCATCAGATATCAACAATGGTATATATCTCTGGTTTTTCTTTATCGTGAATCTGCATTGCAGAGTATGTGATGGCTTTCACCTCAGTCCCCTGCATTGAACAACACAGGACACaacacatattcacatattttatacagaattataaaagaataaaacaatcTTCCAGAGATAATTCTTCATATTCCTTAAAACAAACGTTACTGGCTTACCTGTGGATGTTTTTCCAGAGAGAACTCTTCACCCCAacttcaataaaacaaaagaaaaacgaGCATATGAGAAAGCAGCTTAAGATGAAAATAGATAATTGGCATAAAAGCATAGcaattgtaaatatttaaataccgGTACATTCAAAactaatacacaaacacacaaaagagatCTCTACAAATACGTTATAGAGGTTATAATGGTTTCAGTTCAGCGTTGTAAACTTGGACCAGCAGCTCTTGCTTCGGCTTGaacttctctgtgtctgtgtctgtggaaaTACAGGTGTTGCTGCGCCTATGTTTTTAtggtgttgatgttgatgtgagTATTTATGCTAACTTAAGTTTTCAACACATAACCCTCATGTGAAGGTACACAAACTTACCCAATAGAGCGGATCTTGAAGCGCATTCTGTCTATGTGCAAAACTTTGATCTCCTGGTGGAGAGATGTGACAGAAttgtgtcagaaaaacaaatactcaTTTAATAACCAACAAGATCTTTACAGTGTGTCCATCAAACAAAATACATGTTATATTGTGCACATCAGTGGAATTAACTCATTTAACAAGCAACTGTGGCACATGTTGTTATGTAAATCTTCTTTAGGACCACAGGCATCTAGAGACAGTCACTCACTGACGTACCTATGGTGAGTTAAGAGTTTCTAATCTATTTGACCTGACTTAGGCACTGGTGTTTTCCACCCAGCATACCTCTACagggtgtctgtgtgtccagcACTCCATAACTGACTACTGACCAACATACTCACCCTGGGAACAAAGAAGAGTTCTGCACTAAACTTGTATAACCAGTCATCTAGGAAGTGGAAAAGAAGAGACTCCATGTCGTCGCCTTTTGAGAAGGGGAAAAAGTACGCACAGAGTTTAGTTGTAGGACTGATACAGCTGTAGAAAAGCTTGATTTGAAACCGGCTGTGGTCTCACCCTCTGATTCCACGTCAAGAGTATCAAGCGGTTCTACTGTCTCCGTGTCCGTCATGTAGCCGAACATGGCCATGGCACACTGCTCGAAGGCTTCCTCCAGAGAGTCTCCCCAGGAGTGAATTCTtaaaagagagcgagagagcagAAATCAGGAAAGTGATGTATACTTATGCGAGAACAGTTtacaaagatataaaaacacacttactgTACATCTGCTGTATGGTCCAAGTCTGTAACATCAAACACAAGATGACATGACaaattagttgttgtttttttaaaaatccccTGTTAGAGCCATTTTGTATATGGTATATAAGGTGATGAATAATGCAGATTTGTTGTATATTGCATATATTGAAGTTACAAGAATGCCTATTAGTAAATAGTAACTGCACTCTTCTTATTGGCTGAGACGTGTAATGTGATATGTGCGTTGGTTGGAAAAGATGGAGGCGAGGAGAGCACACTAGTTTTTGACCGTGCtcgtgattattattttttagactactgcagttttattgtttgtcatgCTCAAAAAATTTTCAATAAATCAcaagaaagaaagttttttgGACAAAGACACGCGTCAACTACATCATCGTGCTTCATagctttagtgtgtgtttaaaagtaaaaagcaaCGAAACCACACTAACATCcacatttgtagttttataaATAATGTACTTCTATTTTCATAGATCTTATTAcaggtttaatttctctgcatgtgtttaattttaaattcaaatttatcT
This DNA window, taken from Larimichthys crocea isolate SSNF chromosome XXIV, L_crocea_2.0, whole genome shotgun sequence, encodes the following:
- the zbtb8os gene encoding protein archease is translated as MNDRELDLTATMEATKAKYPPINKKYEYLDHTADVQIHSWGDSLEEAFEQCAMAMFGYMTDTETVEPLDTLDVESEGDDMESLLFHFLDDWLYKFSAELFFVPREIKVLHIDRMRFKIRSIGWGEEFSLEKHPQGTEVKAITYSAMQIHDKEKPEIYTIVDI